The following are encoded in a window of Carya illinoinensis cultivar Pawnee chromosome 15, C.illinoinensisPawnee_v1, whole genome shotgun sequence genomic DNA:
- the LOC122297110 gene encoding YTH domain-containing protein ECT2 isoform X3, with protein sequence MVKNLKRAADPSMEGADSNLVPLKDTTPQSDATSCISSVGDATSSIKGSEVDHDSLAMDLGMSYSSSGYYGYYYPGYDCSYGELDNQGYHVGGDGMELQYPVMQADNGSFVYFMPGFQPGYNPYFPTSTIGVDGQYVDQQAYLPTPMFQPPITSTGYYPSTVPYGKLLPSPYVWDPSLVGDGYFGNIHAGAPEFPEPKRNLPSPSHGIHNQLKPGNKSDVVAKGYFPVSKPSAHNQGKGGMLYSNSPVNLRANARGWGSSEKLKSRSKINGVNDIGLLNEQNQGPRTANAKGVLISGGNAAGSLETDGNGNSNSISSFVRMDQYNLPDFPTKYDHAFFFVIKSYSEDDIHKSIKYNVWASTPNGNKRLESAYQDAQERMVDKGSKCPVFLFFSVNASGQFCGIAEMIGQVDYNKNMDFWQQDKWNGYFPVKWHIIKDVPNPLLRHIILENNENKPVTNSRDTQEVRFPQGIEMLIIFKNYVSKTSILDDFDFYENRQKVIQEKRTGEFIPHYNLQKIDELTTSFKTVDLSATKSIRQPEVEIKVKK encoded by the exons ATGGTGAAAAATCTGAAAAGAGCTGCTGATCCTTCTATGGAGGGCGCTGATTCCAATCTG GTTCCTTTGAAAGACACAACTCCACAATCTGATGCAACATCATGTATATCATCTGTGGGAGACGCAACAAGTAGCATCAAAGGAAGTGAAGTTGACCATGATTCCCTCGCTATGGATCTAGGCATGTCTTATTCAAGCAGTGGCTATTACGGGTACTATTATCCAG GTTATGATTGTTCCTATGGAGAGTTGGACAACCAAGGGTACCATGTTGGTGGTGACGGAATGGAACTTCAATATCCT GTTATGCAAGCAGATAATGGGTCTTTTGTCTACTTCATGCCAGGATTTCAGCCTGGTTACAATCCATATTTTCCCACATCTACAATTGGCGTTGATGGTCAATATGTCGATCAACAGGCATATCTGCCAACCCCCATGTTTCAACCACCAATCACCTCAACTGGATATTATCCCAGTACTGTTCCTTATGGGAAGTTGCTACCATCACCCTACGTGTGGGATCCATCCCTTGTTGGAGATGGATATTTTGGAAATATCCATGCAGGAGCTCCAGAATTTCCAGAGCCAAAACGCAATTTGCCTTCCCCAA GTCACGGCATCCACAATCAACTAAAACCAGGGAACAAG TCAGATGTAGTTGCCAAAGGCTACTTTCCCGTTTCAAAACCTTCAGCCCATAATCAAGGGAAGGGTGGAATGCTATACTCAAACAGTCCAGTCAATTTAAGAGCAAATGCAAGGGGTTGGGGAAGCAGTGAGAAGCTGAAATCAAGAAGCAAAATTAATGGTGTTAACGATATTGGTTTGCTAAATGAGCAGAACCAGGGTCCTAGAACGGCCAATGCAAAAGGTGTTTTGATTTCTGGAGGTAATGCTGCTGGATCCCTGGAAACTGATGGGAATGGAAATAGTAACAGCATATCCTCTTTTGTCAGGATGGACCAATATAACCTTCCTGACTTTCCGACCAAATATGATCATGCATTTTTCTTTGTTATCAAATCTTACAGTGAAGATGATATTCATAAGAGCATCAAGTACAATGTGTGGGCTAGTACTCCTAATGGGAATAAGAGGTTAGAGAGTGCATATCAAGATGCCCAAGAGAGGATGGTTGATAAAGGCAGCAAGTGCCcggtgtttcttttcttttcg GTTAATGCAAGTGGTCAGTTCTGTGGAATAGCTGAGATGATTGGCCAAGTTGATTATAATAAGAACATGGATTTCTGGCAGCAAGATAAGTGGAATGGTTATTTTCCTGTTAAGTGGCACATTATAAAAGACGTTCCAAATCCGCTTTTACGACATATAATACTTGAGAATAATGAGAACAAGCCTGTTACCAACAGTCGAGATACCCAGGAG GTGAGATTTCCTCAGGGTATTGAAAtgttgattatttttaaaaactatgtGTCAAAGACGTCCATATTGGATGATTTTGACTTCTATGAAAACCGCCAGAAGGTGATACAAGAGAAGAGGACGGGAGAATTTATACCCCATTATAATCTGCAG AAGATAGATGAATTAACCACGAGTTTTAAGACGGTAGATCTGTCTGCCACGAAGAGCATCAGGCAACCTGAGGTCGAAATCAAGGTGAAGAAATGA
- the LOC122297110 gene encoding YTH domain-containing protein ECT2 isoform X1: MVKNLKRAADPSMEGADSNLVPLKDTTPQSDATSCISSVGDATSSIKGSEVDHDSLAMDLGMSYSSSGYYGYYYPGYDCSYGELDNQGYHVGGDGMELQYPVMQADNGSFVYFMPGFQPGYNPYFPTSTIGVDGQYVDQQAYLPTPMFQPPITSTGYYPSTVPYGKLLPSPYVWDPSLVGDGYFGNIHAGAPEFPEPKRNLPSPSHGIHNQLKPGNKLFLGFASSSFQSDVVAKGYFPVSKPSAHNQGKGGMLYSNSPVNLRANARGWGSSEKLKSRSKINGVNDIGLLNEQNQGPRTANAKGVLISGGNAAGSLETDGNGNSNSISSFVRMDQYNLPDFPTKYDHAFFFVIKSYSEDDIHKSIKYNVWASTPNGNKRLESAYQDAQERMVDKGSKCPVFLFFSVNASGQFCGIAEMIGQVDYNKNMDFWQQDKWNGYFPVKWHIIKDVPNPLLRHIILENNENKPVTNSRDTQEVRFPQGIEMLIIFKNYVSKTSILDDFDFYENRQKVIQEKRTGEFIPHYNLQKIDELTTSFKTVDLSATKSIRQPEVEIKVKK, from the exons ATGGTGAAAAATCTGAAAAGAGCTGCTGATCCTTCTATGGAGGGCGCTGATTCCAATCTG GTTCCTTTGAAAGACACAACTCCACAATCTGATGCAACATCATGTATATCATCTGTGGGAGACGCAACAAGTAGCATCAAAGGAAGTGAAGTTGACCATGATTCCCTCGCTATGGATCTAGGCATGTCTTATTCAAGCAGTGGCTATTACGGGTACTATTATCCAG GTTATGATTGTTCCTATGGAGAGTTGGACAACCAAGGGTACCATGTTGGTGGTGACGGAATGGAACTTCAATATCCT GTTATGCAAGCAGATAATGGGTCTTTTGTCTACTTCATGCCAGGATTTCAGCCTGGTTACAATCCATATTTTCCCACATCTACAATTGGCGTTGATGGTCAATATGTCGATCAACAGGCATATCTGCCAACCCCCATGTTTCAACCACCAATCACCTCAACTGGATATTATCCCAGTACTGTTCCTTATGGGAAGTTGCTACCATCACCCTACGTGTGGGATCCATCCCTTGTTGGAGATGGATATTTTGGAAATATCCATGCAGGAGCTCCAGAATTTCCAGAGCCAAAACGCAATTTGCCTTCCCCAA GTCACGGCATCCACAATCAACTAAAACCAGGGAACAAG ttatttttagGCTTTGCCTCGTCATCTTTTCAGTCAGATGTAGTTGCCAAAGGCTACTTTCCCGTTTCAAAACCTTCAGCCCATAATCAAGGGAAGGGTGGAATGCTATACTCAAACAGTCCAGTCAATTTAAGAGCAAATGCAAGGGGTTGGGGAAGCAGTGAGAAGCTGAAATCAAGAAGCAAAATTAATGGTGTTAACGATATTGGTTTGCTAAATGAGCAGAACCAGGGTCCTAGAACGGCCAATGCAAAAGGTGTTTTGATTTCTGGAGGTAATGCTGCTGGATCCCTGGAAACTGATGGGAATGGAAATAGTAACAGCATATCCTCTTTTGTCAGGATGGACCAATATAACCTTCCTGACTTTCCGACCAAATATGATCATGCATTTTTCTTTGTTATCAAATCTTACAGTGAAGATGATATTCATAAGAGCATCAAGTACAATGTGTGGGCTAGTACTCCTAATGGGAATAAGAGGTTAGAGAGTGCATATCAAGATGCCCAAGAGAGGATGGTTGATAAAGGCAGCAAGTGCCcggtgtttcttttcttttcg GTTAATGCAAGTGGTCAGTTCTGTGGAATAGCTGAGATGATTGGCCAAGTTGATTATAATAAGAACATGGATTTCTGGCAGCAAGATAAGTGGAATGGTTATTTTCCTGTTAAGTGGCACATTATAAAAGACGTTCCAAATCCGCTTTTACGACATATAATACTTGAGAATAATGAGAACAAGCCTGTTACCAACAGTCGAGATACCCAGGAG GTGAGATTTCCTCAGGGTATTGAAAtgttgattatttttaaaaactatgtGTCAAAGACGTCCATATTGGATGATTTTGACTTCTATGAAAACCGCCAGAAGGTGATACAAGAGAAGAGGACGGGAGAATTTATACCCCATTATAATCTGCAG AAGATAGATGAATTAACCACGAGTTTTAAGACGGTAGATCTGTCTGCCACGAAGAGCATCAGGCAACCTGAGGTCGAAATCAAGGTGAAGAAATGA
- the LOC122297110 gene encoding YTH domain-containing protein ECT4 isoform X2, whose translation MVKNLKRAADPSMEGADSNLVPLKDTTPQSDATSCISSVGDATSSIKGSEVDHDSLAMDLGMSYSSSGYYGYYYPELDNQGYHVGGDGMELQYPVMQADNGSFVYFMPGFQPGYNPYFPTSTIGVDGQYVDQQAYLPTPMFQPPITSTGYYPSTVPYGKLLPSPYVWDPSLVGDGYFGNIHAGAPEFPEPKRNLPSPSHGIHNQLKPGNKLFLGFASSSFQSDVVAKGYFPVSKPSAHNQGKGGMLYSNSPVNLRANARGWGSSEKLKSRSKINGVNDIGLLNEQNQGPRTANAKGVLISGGNAAGSLETDGNGNSNSISSFVRMDQYNLPDFPTKYDHAFFFVIKSYSEDDIHKSIKYNVWASTPNGNKRLESAYQDAQERMVDKGSKCPVFLFFSVNASGQFCGIAEMIGQVDYNKNMDFWQQDKWNGYFPVKWHIIKDVPNPLLRHIILENNENKPVTNSRDTQEVRFPQGIEMLIIFKNYVSKTSILDDFDFYENRQKVIQEKRTGEFIPHYNLQKIDELTTSFKTVDLSATKSIRQPEVEIKVKK comes from the exons ATGGTGAAAAATCTGAAAAGAGCTGCTGATCCTTCTATGGAGGGCGCTGATTCCAATCTG GTTCCTTTGAAAGACACAACTCCACAATCTGATGCAACATCATGTATATCATCTGTGGGAGACGCAACAAGTAGCATCAAAGGAAGTGAAGTTGACCATGATTCCCTCGCTATGGATCTAGGCATGTCTTATTCAAGCAGTGGCTATTACGGGTACTATTATCCAG AGTTGGACAACCAAGGGTACCATGTTGGTGGTGACGGAATGGAACTTCAATATCCT GTTATGCAAGCAGATAATGGGTCTTTTGTCTACTTCATGCCAGGATTTCAGCCTGGTTACAATCCATATTTTCCCACATCTACAATTGGCGTTGATGGTCAATATGTCGATCAACAGGCATATCTGCCAACCCCCATGTTTCAACCACCAATCACCTCAACTGGATATTATCCCAGTACTGTTCCTTATGGGAAGTTGCTACCATCACCCTACGTGTGGGATCCATCCCTTGTTGGAGATGGATATTTTGGAAATATCCATGCAGGAGCTCCAGAATTTCCAGAGCCAAAACGCAATTTGCCTTCCCCAA GTCACGGCATCCACAATCAACTAAAACCAGGGAACAAG ttatttttagGCTTTGCCTCGTCATCTTTTCAGTCAGATGTAGTTGCCAAAGGCTACTTTCCCGTTTCAAAACCTTCAGCCCATAATCAAGGGAAGGGTGGAATGCTATACTCAAACAGTCCAGTCAATTTAAGAGCAAATGCAAGGGGTTGGGGAAGCAGTGAGAAGCTGAAATCAAGAAGCAAAATTAATGGTGTTAACGATATTGGTTTGCTAAATGAGCAGAACCAGGGTCCTAGAACGGCCAATGCAAAAGGTGTTTTGATTTCTGGAGGTAATGCTGCTGGATCCCTGGAAACTGATGGGAATGGAAATAGTAACAGCATATCCTCTTTTGTCAGGATGGACCAATATAACCTTCCTGACTTTCCGACCAAATATGATCATGCATTTTTCTTTGTTATCAAATCTTACAGTGAAGATGATATTCATAAGAGCATCAAGTACAATGTGTGGGCTAGTACTCCTAATGGGAATAAGAGGTTAGAGAGTGCATATCAAGATGCCCAAGAGAGGATGGTTGATAAAGGCAGCAAGTGCCcggtgtttcttttcttttcg GTTAATGCAAGTGGTCAGTTCTGTGGAATAGCTGAGATGATTGGCCAAGTTGATTATAATAAGAACATGGATTTCTGGCAGCAAGATAAGTGGAATGGTTATTTTCCTGTTAAGTGGCACATTATAAAAGACGTTCCAAATCCGCTTTTACGACATATAATACTTGAGAATAATGAGAACAAGCCTGTTACCAACAGTCGAGATACCCAGGAG GTGAGATTTCCTCAGGGTATTGAAAtgttgattatttttaaaaactatgtGTCAAAGACGTCCATATTGGATGATTTTGACTTCTATGAAAACCGCCAGAAGGTGATACAAGAGAAGAGGACGGGAGAATTTATACCCCATTATAATCTGCAG AAGATAGATGAATTAACCACGAGTTTTAAGACGGTAGATCTGTCTGCCACGAAGAGCATCAGGCAACCTGAGGTCGAAATCAAGGTGAAGAAATGA